A region of Arabidopsis thaliana chromosome 5, partial sequence DNA encodes the following proteins:
- a CDS encoding uncharacterized protein (unknown protein; BEST Arabidopsis thaliana protein match is: unknown protein (TAIR:AT3G46300.1); Has 37 Blast hits to 37 proteins in 10 species: Archae - 0; Bacteria - 0; Metazoa - 0; Fungi - 0; Plants - 37; Viruses - 0; Other Eukaryotes - 0 (source: NCBI BLink).), with protein MNSVCISSCINDAHDPRVPVRPVRASYVNLYKWPESDAEFVRSVRRGGGLPAARVVDSISCRQMYLRSYTFSREDDESKSEKVSSGTQTSCLGRVKGTASSRRKSKEENGIIIVESTKPRRRGEKRRVSRKNKQEQACSVILRIFRRLLSCAATVDVVDPN; from the coding sequence ATGAACTCAGTGTGTATCTCCAGCTGCATCAACGATGCACACGACCCTCGCGTGCCGGTTCGTCCTGTACGTGCCTCCTACGTGAATCTCTATAAGTGGCCGGAGTCCGACGCCGAGTTCGTCAGGTCCGTACGTCGTGGAGGCGGCCTACCGGCGGCCCGTGTAGTTGATAGCATATCTTGTCGACAGATGTATCTCCGTAGCTACACTTTCTCTCGGGAAGACGACGAGAGCAAATCGGAGAAGGTGTCGTCTGGGACGCAGACGTCGTGTCTAGGGAGAGTTAAGGGAACAGCGTCGTCTCGACGTAAGAGTAAGGAGGAAAATGGCATCATCATCGTTGAGAGTACAAAGCCGCGTCGTCGTGGTGAGAAGAGGAGAGTTAGTAGGaagaacaaacaagaacaagctTGTTCTGTTATTTTAAGGATTTTTCGAAGGTTATTATCTTGTGCTGCTACCGTTGATGTTGTTGATCCAAACTAA
- a CDS encoding uncharacterized protein (BEST Arabidopsis thaliana protein match is: Telomerase activating protein Est1 (TAIR:AT1G28260.2); Has 20 Blast hits to 20 proteins in 2 species: Archae - 0; Bacteria - 0; Metazoa - 0; Fungi - 0; Plants - 20; Viruses - 0; Other Eukaryotes - 0 (source: NCBI BLink).) — protein sequence MVKRNQLRMKKNSAIYLDSRDVFTSCLMSTYYLLRGVFLQELAATCATAVKSTTYYLGSLPSKTALLKRCYTWKTMNESRGEKLSNGQQSITNAYGFSDDPGPFLRFLRETEWLNENDHRHCFSLGIKRGDGESNLNVDLRRKRLHEPDGVHEAQTLSLTYQDSSGQLHVPTETGEALLRKLETTISDIVSGCFCNVGQVFVDSCRSELRGPPPHPPANMNNSRCE from the exons ATGGTAAAAAGAAATCAG TTGCGTATGAAGAAGAACAGTGCTATCTATCTAGATTCTAGa GATGTTTTCACTTCTTGTCTAATGTCTACTTACTATTTATTACGTGGGGTTTTCTTGCAGGAACTTGCGGCTACTTGTGCCACTGCGGTTAAGTCAA CTACTTACTATCTTGGATCCTTGCCCTCCAAAACTGCTCTGCTAAAACGTTG CTATACATGGAAGACCATGAATGAATCTAGAGGAGAGAAGCTCAGCAACGGTCAACAGAGCATAACAAATGCGTATGGCTTCAGTGACGATCCCGGGCCATTTCTTAGATTTCTGAGAGAGACAGAGTGGCTGAATGAGAATGATCATAGACATTGTTTCTCTCTTGGTATCAAGAGAGGAGATGGTGAAAGTAATCTGAAT gttgattTGCGCAGAAAGAGACTTCATGAACCTGATGGTGTGCATGAAGCACAGACCCTCTCACTGACCTATCAAGACTCTAGCGGCCAACTCCATGTACCGACCGAAACAGGGGAAGCTCTGTTGAGAAAGCTGGAGACCACAATCTCGGACATAGTTTCAGGTTGTTTTTGCAATGTAGGACAAGTGTTTGTTGACAGCTGTAGAAGTGAGCTAAGAGGACCTCCTCCTCATCCTCCTGCAAATATGAACAACTCAAGATGCGAGTAA
- a CDS encoding ubiquitin carboxyl-terminal hydrolase-like protein, putative (DUF627 and DUF629) (FUNCTIONS IN: zinc ion binding; INVOLVED IN: biological_process unknown; LOCATED IN: mitochondrion; CONTAINS InterPro DOMAIN/s: Zinc finger, C2H2-like (InterPro:IPR015880), Protein of unknown function DUF627 (InterPro:IPR006866), Zinc finger, C2H2-type (InterPro:IPR007087), Protein of unknown function DUF629 (InterPro:IPR006865); BEST Arabidopsis thaliana protein match is: Ubiquitin carboxyl-terminal hydrolase-related protein (TAIR:AT1G65200.1); Has 108 Blast hits to 108 proteins in 9 species: Archae - 0; Bacteria - 0; Metazoa - 0; Fungi - 0; Plants - 108; Viruses - 0; Other Eukaryotes - 0 (source: NCBI BLink).), which translates to MEKKEEKFSSVARGLGNYVDALKMINDFSSSAEREESEEFDHLEGEILEYLGKKSTNPALKFTFLLGSVSSFSKLERFPLYAAFSLLNLVREYKSVVYNKMASIYTQKALHFLKPIDRFLAERLTLETLEARIDKGPVPEMPVGSPLIRIRLVPDTEDYERQKSYWLGLDDEGSNFWKVPISEFKTYVEAKTGAVKDLEIVLKYVKKNLKWIAWICRTCSKKFSTRQACHDHLEQEHATGLIPSQRMHMPQRISEDWADKVSSVRDWKPVDAVAAVQMIKDQSAHVKSFVYQDGWCNDWPLATDQVIARSQLLKEIRSLLVTFIQHKVLSDSFRERVVYSLVLKLGISKQKLKDCRLLETPQSICFLECDELNRILVFLRKIKSKRDDGTNLVCQAVDGFLQSSLFRGKISVDLQFSFLLLDKQLLLGELKHYDDEGKLQFLVPSDYYGKVRSRGDAILTWLHDNVNVSQEEDGFVFPKPPDANNYGIWLAVLRAIHLTVSLLVAKIARKKQLVEDSNALHEAQILCQQKKKEKDETKQVLATLLPETSPEFYVAHIDILSKLTDDDDILASIGNLFSGVLEEVAETDSSILLIEKSRIALLGELNQLAFFDYRSYVARHLKKFLLTKL; encoded by the exons atggagaaaaaagaagaaaagtttagTTCGGTCGCAAGAGGTTTGGGGAATTACGTCGATGCTCTTAAGATGATAAATGATTTCTCATCTTCCGCTGAAAGGGAAGAGAGTGAGGAGTTCGATCATCTTGAAGGTGAAATACTTGAGTATTTGGGGAAAAAATCAACGAATCCTGCGTTAAAATTCACTTTCTTGTTGGGTTCAGTTTCTTCGTTCTCCAAACTTGAACGCTTTCCTCTGTATGCTGCATTTTCTCTGTTGAATCTGGTCAGAGAGTACAAATCCGTGGTTTATAACAAGATGGCTTCTATTTACACCCAAAAAGCTCTCCACTTTCTTAAGCCGATAGATCGTTTTCTGGCAGAGAGGCTGACATTGGAAACTTTAGAAGCAAGAATTGATAAAGGTCCTGTTCCAGAGATGCCCGTTGGTTCTCCTCTCATTCGTATTCGGCTGGTTCCGGATACAGAGGATTATGAGAGGCAGAAGTCGTATTGGTTAGGTCTAGATGATGAAGGTTCCAATTTCTGGAAGGTTCCAATTTCTGAATTCAAAACCTATGTGGAGGCCAAAACTGGAGCAGTGAAAGATCTGGAGATAGTTCTCAAATATGttaagaagaatctgaagtGGATAGCCTGGATTTGTAGAACTTGCTCTAAGAAGTTCTCTACTCGACAAGCATGTCACGATCATCTGGAACAAGAACATGCTACAGGGCTTATACCGTCTCAGAGAATGCATATGCCTCAGAGGATAAGTGAGGATTGGGCTGATAAGGTATCATCAGTTAGAGACTGGAAACCAGTGGATGCAGTAGCTGCTGTTCAAATGATCAAGGATCAGTCTGCACATGTGAAATCGTTTGTGTATCAGGATGGGTGGTGCAATGACTGGCCTTTAGCTACGGATCAGGTTATAGCGCGCAGCCAGTTACTCAAAGAGATCCGATCACTCCTTGTAACCTTCATCCAACATAAGGTTCTCTCAGATAGCTTTCGAGAGAGGGTGGTGTATTCCTTGGTTCTAAAGCTTGGCATTTCAAAACAGAAGCTTAAAGACTGTCGCCTACTGGAAACACCTCAGAGTATCTGTTTTCTGGAGTGTGATGAACTCAACAGAATCCTTGTCTTTCTGCGGAAGATCAAGAGTAAAAGGGATGATGGTACTAATCTTGTTTGCCAAGCAGTGGATGGTTTCTTGCAGAGTAGTCTGTTTAGAGGAAAGATATCCGTTGACTTGCAGTTTTCGTTTCTACTTCTGGATAAACAACTGCTACTAGGGGAGCTTAAGcattatgatgatgaaggaaaACTGCAGTTTCTTGTACCGAGTGATTACTATGGCAAGGTTCGTTCACGTGGTGATGCTATCTTAACGTGGTTACATGACAATGTGAATGTTTCACAAGAAGAGGATGGCTTTGTGTTTCCAAAACCCCCTGACGCTAACAACTATGGGATATGGCTGGCTGTACTACGAGCCATTCACCTCACCGTTAGTCTCTTGGTGGCAAAAATAGCTCGTAAGAAGCAGTTAGTAGAGGATTCCAATGCTTTGCACGAAGCCCAAATTCTTTgtcaacagaagaaaaaggagaaggaTGAAACGAAGCAGGTTCTTGCAACTCTTCTACCTGAAACATCACCAGAATTTTATGTAGCACATATAGATATCCTAAGTAAGCTGACGGATGACGACGACATTTTAGCTTCCATTGGTAATCTCTTCTCAGGGGTCCTAGAAGAG GTTGCTGAAACTGACTCTAGTATCCTCTTGATTGAAAAGTCAAGGATTGCTCTACTTGGTGAGCTCAACCAACTAGCGTTTTTTGACTACAGATCTTATGTTGCTAGACACCTCAAAAAGTTTCTGTTAACCAAGCTCTGA
- a CDS encoding uncharacterized protein (BEST Arabidopsis thaliana protein match is: poly(A) polymerase 3 (TAIR:AT3G06560.1); Has 14 Blast hits to 8 proteins in 2 species: Archae - 0; Bacteria - 0; Metazoa - 0; Fungi - 0; Plants - 14; Viruses - 0; Other Eukaryotes - 0 (source: NCBI BLink).), which produces MSRTAIEGGGKSFDLSDRFVFSNNRRLRIRSFKEHRGLVFFTIGFRLQSQSHVLIFDDLLSGFGIDRFFIHHEEKPTSELARITMRRSPSVAWRTSQASAENEEFCLSSIRMQTHVHLSAANQEHLSGWVKSRSLWHFCDPNPSEQSSHTLLSFTGDYTSLNLNNGSFLGPVGRIQLSVLKASQLPKNCECASNNRSKKVTKTCCLEILLRTINVPDTESVETDSLCRISTASCFQGPVGRIQSSVLKASQLPKNGECASNNRSKKRRTRNAPDIESVETDSLCRISTASCFQGPVGRIQSSVLKASQLPKNGECASNNRSKKVTKTCWLEKSGKISMYCGNWELRETYYKAATHYCLLLGITAQNQKCSGH; this is translated from the exons ATGTCTAGAACAGCAATCGAAGGAGGAGGAAAAAGCTTTGACCTTAGCGACAGATTTGTGTTCTCCAACAACAGAAGATTGAGAATTCGATCTTTCAAGGAGCATCGTGGACTTGTTTTCTTCACCATTGGATTTCGATTACAGTCACAATCACATGTCCTAATTTTTGATGATTTACTCTCTGGTTTTGGCATTGATAGGTTCTTTATTCACCACGAAGAAAAACCCACATCGGAATTGGCTCGGATTACTATGAGGAGGTCACCAAGt GTTGCGTGGAGAACATCTCAGGCTTCTGCAGAGAAtgaagaattttgtttgagCTCTATCCGTATGCAAACACATGTACACCTCTCGGCTGCTAATCAGGAACATCTCAGTGGTTGGGTTAAGTCAC GAAGTCTATGGCATTTTTGTGATCCAAACCCATCAGAGCAAAGCAGCCACACATTATTGTCTTTTACTGGGGATTACACCTCACTGAATCTCAACAATGGAAGCTTCCTGGGACCAGTTGGTAGAATCCAGTTATCGGTTTTGAAAGCATCTCAGCTACCTAAGAATTGTGAGTGTGCTAGCAACAACAGAAGCAAGAAGGTGACAAAGACCTGTTGCTTGGAGATTCTG CTCAGAACCATAAATGTTCCGGACACTGAATCTGTGGAGACAGACTCTCTCTGCAGAATCTCAACAGCTTCCTGCTTCCAGGGACCAGTTGGCAGAATCCAGTCATCGGTTTTGAAAGCATCTCAGCTGCCTAAGAATGGTGAGTGTGCTAGCAACAACAGAAGCAAGAAG CGCAGAACCAGAAATGCTCCGGACATTGAATCTGTGGAGACAGACTCTCTCTGCAGAATCTCAACAGCTTCCTGCTTCCAGGGACCAGTTGGCAGAATCCAGTCATCGGTTTTGAAAGCATCTCAGCTGCCTAAGAATGGTGAGTGTGCTAGCAACAACAGAAGCAAGAAGGTGACAAAGACCTGTTGGTTGGAGAAATCTGGGAAGATATCTATGTATTGTGGAAACTGGGAACTAAGAGAAACCTATTACAAAGCAGCCACACATTATTGTCTTTTACTGGGGATTACAGCGCAGAACCAGAAATGCTCCGGACATTGA
- a CDS encoding methionine-tRNA ligase (LOCATED IN: endomembrane system; EXPRESSED IN: 21 plant structures; EXPRESSED DURING: 13 growth stages; BEST Arabidopsis thaliana protein match is: methionine--tRNA ligase, putative / methionyl-tRNA synthetase, putative / MetRS, putative (TAIR:AT4G13780.1); Has 252 Blast hits to 252 proteins in 89 species: Archae - 0; Bacteria - 71; Metazoa - 93; Fungi - 0; Plants - 74; Viruses - 0; Other Eukaryotes - 14 (source: NCBI BLink).), whose amino-acid sequence MSLSLRILSDRTHKKGDGSFYVAWHWGKLDTDEDNQKTTKTESSPRVKVLECLVSDTLFPWNDLQAKLNGEFLNNLGNSVNRALSFIAKHMIMQAEKHPKANALYVEEIDIGGGEINYRLRKCRTVWFLFFVT is encoded by the exons ATGTCTCTGTCCTTGAGGATCTTATCAGAtagaacacacaaaaaag GTGATGGTTCCTTCTACGTGGCTTGGCACTGGGGAAAATTGGACACTGATGAAGACAATCAGAAAACTACGAAGACG GAAAGTTCTCCAAGAGTTAAGGTGTTGGAGTGTTTG GTGTCTGACACATTGTTTCCATGGAATGATTTGCAAGCAAAACTGAATGGCGAGTTTCTGAACAACCTAGGCAACTCTGTTAATCGAGCTCTGAGTTTTATAGCAAAGCACATGATAATGCAG GCTGAGAAACATCCTAAGGCAAATGCATTGTATGTAGAAGAAATTGATATTGGGGGTGGTGAAATTAATTACCGCTTGAGGAAATGCAG AACCGTATGGTTTCTGTTCTTTGTAACTTGA
- a CDS encoding uncharacterized protein (unknown protein; FUNCTIONS IN: molecular_function unknown; INVOLVED IN: biological_process unknown; LOCATED IN: endomembrane system; EXPRESSED IN: 11 plant structures; EXPRESSED DURING: 9 growth stages; Has 2 Blast hits to 2 proteins in 1 species: Archae - 0; Bacteria - 0; Metazoa - 0; Fungi - 0; Plants - 2; Viruses - 0; Other Eukaryotes - 0 (source: NCBI BLink).) yields MLYVGVLKGLSILFSSLCHMYDSSGSLLQAKQRRRFFRIL; encoded by the coding sequence ATGTTATATGTTGGGGTCTTAAAGGGTTTATCGATTCTCTTTTCATCGTTGTGTCACATGTATGATTCATCTGGGTCTCTACTTCAAGCAAAGCAAAGACGACGATTCTTCCGGATcctttaa